Genomic DNA from Candidatus Anstonellales archaeon:
TTGATATCTCTTTAATAGCCCCTTAGTTTAATTATTGCTTTGGCGATATCCCCATCTGATTCTTTGAGTGCTATTCTTGCTTGTTCCTCTGAGACCCCTACTGCCTGGATAACTAGCTTAATGTCCTCTGATGAGGGCTCTTGCTCTTGCAGTTTTTCCTCTCCCGAAATTTGATAGGTAGAGCCTGATAAGCCGGGCAGTGTTATTTTTATTATTTTAGGATTTTCTAGGAGTATATTTTGCTCTTCTGTCTCTATCAGTACCTTTTTTGCATGCAATTCTTGACTTTTTATTCCCATTTGCTGCAGCATTTTTTTCATTTGAAATGGGTCTAGGCCTGGCAACATAACAGAGAACAACACCCTTTATGAAAAGGTTTCTTCAACCTCACTTTTTCTTATTTCTATTCTCTTAATTGGACCAAATAATTTTATTGGCGGATAAAGTCTCTTTTGGAGTCTACTGAAAAGTAGTTCCTGCATAAGAGTAGAGAAGTCAGAGTGTGAAGCTATATCTAAAAGCTGTTTTTTTGTTTCGTGTCTTATGATGGTTTTGACTCTGCTCGATACTTTAGCCCCAGTAACAATCAAGTACTTTAGACGAACTTTTTGATTATCTTGAGTAGTAACGTCAACTACGCCTGTGATTAGAGATTTGCGTCGACGGATGATTGTTTTTATGTATGCAGGTATGAGCTCATGGCCTATGAGTTTAGTGTGGGTGGTTTTTCCTTTTACATCATATATTCTTAGGTCGACTCGGGTGTAGACGCTTGTGGGAGCTGACCCTCCACTAAGTTCGTCTAAACTAACACGAATTACTCGATTCTTGAGATTTTCCTCATTTCCAGATACTACCTTTCCTATTTCTTTTTGTTCAAAGGGAGGGGGGGCTATTACTGAATACCAACTTTTTGTCTTCCATGTGTCAACGCCTCTTGACTTTTTCACTGGATTTTTGCTAACCATCTGTTAAGACACCTCTTAGAAGCTTATCTTACAAGCAGTGAAGCGGTTTTTGGGTCATATGTCCAGTCAAACGGCAAACGTTTCGTAGAGCGATAGTATTTTACGAGTCGCCTTATTTTTGATTCAATGTGTCTGAGTTTTGTTCGGTTGTGTATGTCTGATTTATTTTGTTCAAGATGTTTTCTCATTCTTACTGCGCGCTTTATGAGATAAACAAGATCTTCAGGATAATCTATTTTTATCCCTCTCTCTTCCATTATCTTTGTTATTGACTTCCCACAGAGGTTTTTTACTGATGGGACACCGTAGGTATCACGTAAAAGCATTCCGATTGCGGTTGCACCCATTCCACTCCTTCCAAACTTTTCTATCATATCCTCCACTTCGTATGCTGAATATTCGACCCATTCTGGACTTATGCGAGTTGATGGCTTTTTTGAGCCAGATTTGCCTCGTTTTCGCGTATGCATTCTTGCCATATCAAAACCCAAACCTCTTTTTTAAGAAAATTGCCAACTTTTCAAGTGCAAGCCTCCGGTGTGAAATAACATCTTTGAGATTTTTATCCTCTCCAAATGTACTTTTCTTTCCCTTTGGAATGAATATTGGGTCGTAACCAAATCCTTCTGATCCAGAAATGCGTTTGGCAATATTACCGACGCATTTTCCTGAGAAGATTTTTATTATGTCTTTATCGGCATATCCTATGCATGAAACAAATTCTGCACTCCTATCTTTTTTATTTTCCAAAAGCTTGAGTATGCCGTCCAGCCCAATTTTTCTGTAAACATAGGCTGAATAGGCTCCAGGAAATCCCTCCAACGACTTTATAAATATACCGCTATCTTCAACAAAAAGCGGTTTTCTGTATTTTTCATATGCATAACGGGCTGCTTCTTTTGCAACTACTGCACAATCTTCTGCTCTTACTTCTTGGATTAAATCATGCTTGTGGGCTATATTTATTCCACGTTCTTTTAAAATCTTTTTGGCTTCTATAAACTTTCCTGCGTTTGAGGTTACAAAGAGGATGTTCATTTTATTTCAACTCGCAATTCGTTGCCGGTTTTTATTTCTACCTTTCGTGCCTTAGATGTTCCTTTTATCTCGTCTAAGATACAACTAAGGTCATGAGGGCTTGATATTGTTATTTGGTTTAACTCCGCGTTGAGGGCGAGGCCGTGAGCGGATTTATATTGGCGTATTTGAGAAATGATGGTATTTAGTTCGGTACATATCTGCTCTGCTTTCTCATCGTGTATTCCCATTTTGGTGGGCCAGGAGGAAAGATGGACGCTTTCCTTTTCATCATTCTTAAAAATTTGGTAAATTTCTTCAGAAAGGTGTGGGGCAAAGGGAGCAAGCAATTTAGTGCAGCAGAGAAGAATATGCCAAAGGCTGTATTGGGCTGATTTTTTTGATTTTTCCCCATAAACTGAAGGCTGGTAGATGCGATGTTTCACGTACTCCAGATAATAGTCACAAAAATCATGCCAAAAGAAAGAGTGTATTCGAGAAATAGCAGAATGGTATTCAAAGTTTTCAAAATCCTGAGTAACCGTCTCTATCAGCCTATCAAGCCTTGAGAGAATCCACTTGTCTACGCAGCGCAGGTTAGCTTTATCAGTATC
This window encodes:
- a CDS encoding nascent polypeptide-associated complex protein, giving the protein MLPGLDPFQMKKMLQQMGIKSQELHAKKVLIETEEQNILLENPKIIKITLPGLSGSTYQISGEEKLQEQEPSSEDIKLVIQAVGVSEEQARIALKESDGDIAKAIIKLRGY
- a CDS encoding XTP/dITP diphosphatase, which codes for MNILFVTSNAGKFIEAKKILKERGINIAHKHDLIQEVRAEDCAVVAKEAARYAYEKYRKPLFVEDSGIFIKSLEGFPGAYSAYVYRKIGLDGILKLLENKKDRSAEFVSCIGYADKDIIKIFSGKCVGNIAKRISGSEGFGYDPIFIPKGKKSTFGEDKNLKDVISHRRLALEKLAIFLKKRFGF
- a CDS encoding 30S ribosomal protein S15; the encoded protein is MARMHTRKRGKSGSKKPSTRISPEWVEYSAYEVEDMIEKFGRSGMGATAIGMLLRDTYGVPSVKNLCGKSITKIMEERGIKIDYPEDLVYLIKRAVRMRKHLEQNKSDIHNRTKLRHIESKIRRLVKYYRSTKRLPFDWTYDPKTASLLVR